In Rhizobium sp. ZPR4, a genomic segment contains:
- a CDS encoding helix-turn-helix domain-containing protein, with amino-acid sequence MTPFGEAVRKLRLRKGVSQKQMAAALNVTPAYLSALEHGKRGLPTFDLLQRIAGYFNIIWDEAEELFLLARFSDPRVVVDTSGLSPEYTAFVNHLAGKIRSLDAATIRELSKVLENAGKTG; translated from the coding sequence TTGACCCCGTTCGGCGAAGCGGTGCGAAAGTTGAGGTTGCGCAAGGGCGTCTCGCAAAAGCAGATGGCCGCCGCGCTCAATGTGACTCCGGCTTATTTATCCGCCTTAGAACACGGAAAGCGTGGCCTTCCGACTTTCGATCTCTTGCAGCGCATCGCCGGCTATTTCAACATCATCTGGGACGAAGCCGAGGAATTGTTCCTGCTGGCGCGGTTTTCCGACCCGCGCGTCGTCGTTGATACCTCCGGGCTTTCGCCTGAATATACGGCCTTCGTCAACCACTTGGCCGGCAAGATCCGCAGCCTTGACGCGGCGACGATCCGTGAACTGTCAAAGGTTCTGGAAAATGCCGGAAAAACCGGCTGA